The window AGGCTCGTTCACCAAAAGGCTGTTTCACAGGTGAACAATTTGATCAATTTCTTTGAAGATAAACATTTCTAGAATATTATTCAATagaagtttctctctctctctctctctctctctctatttccctttacatacgttatattctttactttctGTATCTTCATAGAACCACAAGTATCATTGTGCGGAAACGGAGTCGTCGAGGACGGCGAGGAATGCGATTGTGGATGGGAAGAAGATTGTAGAGATACTTGTTGTTTCCCTCAACGTCGTTATCCACCAACAGAAGAGACCCCATGTACACTTACGCCACGTTCAGTGTGCAGTCCTAGTCAAGTATATATCTCTTCTTGATATATCCTCAAGTCTAATGAAATGCCGCTAGTAGTAGTACGTCGACTTTCGTGAAAATTTATTCTGCGTTTCACCTAGGGTCCATGCTGTACAGCTGAATGCAATCTCAGGTTTGGTGATAAGTGTAGGGATGATAACGGTTGTCGCGATGCTAGCTTTTGCGACGGTAGATCACCCTATTGTCCACCTTCAATCAATAAACCCAATAAAACTATTTGCAATCGTGAATTGGTTTGCTTCATGGGGGTGAGTAATAAGATCGATCATCGGTTTTTAACGTTTTTTTACCTTTGAACATGTATCTTGTatatcgttcctttttttattcgtttttgttttctttcttttcttttttctttttcctttttaggAATGCACCGGAAGCATCTGCCTTGCATATGGATTAGAATCCTGTCAATGTATTCCTGGTCCTAATGATCCTCCAACTAAAGCTTGCGAACTTTGTTGTCGTTTACCGGGTGAAAATCAACCATGTCTGTGAGTATTCttaaatgttttctttctatctatgaAAAATCCTTaacaaaatgttattttattgtttagaTCATCCTTCGATTGGAATTCACCACCGTATGATATTCCGGATATGTTCTCTAAACCTGGAACACCgtgtaatgattataacggtTACTGCGACGTCTTTCAAAAGTGTAGAGAAGTGAGATcacaatttaaaatttatcatgtattttccaattaatatatatatatatatatatatatatatatctttttttttgtcaaggTTGATCCAAGCGGCCCATTAGCAACGTTAAGAAAACTTTTATTGTCCGATGAAAGCCTCGCGACTGTACGTCGTTGGGTAGCCGATCATTGGTACGCAGCGGCTTTTATCATTTTAGGAGCTATATCTTTATTGGTAAGCatagaaatttctttgaataaGCACGATGGAAatattcaattgaaaattgttTTGCGTCGACGATGATGAGCACACGAATATTGAGCACACGAATATTGAGCACATTGCATGGcacttaatttattatttacgtttcaCCTACGATCTTTGACAGAAAAAattgaggaaaaaaacaaCGGTCCAATGTGAAAAGAGTAAGTGAGAGAATACAGATGAATGTAAGAAGTATATGCAGAATGTTTCGCAGGCTTTATTATGTAGCAATTTATTATTagctttatttatatttatcgataaatctttaatatttaatcgtaGATAGAATGGGCTAAAGAATTTTCGTAGTTTGTCGagaagctaaaaaaaaaaaaagaaaagaaaagaaaagtacacATAAATATACCAAGATAGGTATGAAAATTTAGGacacgacaaaaaaaaaagtaaagaagaaaacaaaattgaaatacTGTTAGGATTTCAAAGATGTTAATTagatcattaatttattcagGTTGTCAGTATGAGGCTCCTAGGCAAGCGACCGGATCAGAAACTCAAATCGGTGACAATAATCCACAGCTCGACGACGGAAACGGTACGGTTGCCGCCGGAAGGTGCGGAGGGAGTGACGGTTCATCCGGCAGCCGTTCGTGCAAAGCTTCCACTGAGCaggaaagtgagagagaagagaagacacCGGAAGCATAAGGACACGCATGCTGCTTCGGTCGATAAATCAAACAAGGTATAATaccaatataataataacattgttaattatatatcttatctcTGATATGAATTTGATTCGTGATGATATTTGTTTgttggaacaaaaaaaaaggatattttaaagaaaaagaaacaaatatcgAACCGGAGATCCTCAACAGTGCCGGCCGAGGAAGTTGCCCAACGGAAACGACCAACGGAAACGTCAAATGCAACGACTGCTACCGTTACCACCGCTACTGCAACAGCAGCGGcagcggcagcagcagcaacagccgTAATGCAAGATAACAAACGTAAGAAGACTTCAAACTCGAGGGAGAAGCAAAATTTATGTAACAATGTACTCGGTAATTCAGAGTTAGATAAACGTAAACGGAAGAAGCAACATAGAAAGGAAGTCATTGATTATTCTGCAATACAAGCGGAAAAAGAAGCCGAACCGAATGCCGATCCCAAGAACAAAGTACGATCTTGGTTATTAGCTTCGTCTCAGTGTAGATTAGAGAGTACAAGAACGTCCAGTGGTTTACCAAAAAGTAAATCGACGCCTGTAGGATTGACGGCCGGTGGTGGTAACGTTACTGGTGCAACAAGATTGGCTCAATCAAGGCAAACCGGTGTTCCAAGAAGAACTCTGGACTCGAGAGAGGTCAAAAGTTCGCCAGGTACTTTAGCTAGGAAGGAACGAGCGAGACTTCAAGTTGTCTATAAGCCGCCCTTCAAGTTTAGCGTGAAATTACGTAAGGCCGATAAAGTGGCTCAAGTGCCACCGCCGGCGCCAACTTCGGCGCACAATAATCTCACGAGATCCACGAAATTGCCGAGAACCGGTGTGTTACTTAAAACTAAGAGAAGAGACAGAGTTAGAATCGGTAGAGCCAGACAGATAGCCCCTACTGGAATAGGAAACGATAGTGGAGATTTGCCAGAGCCTGCTAATTCGGATCTACATACGGTACCCTCAGATTTAGAGGTTCTGCTTTCTGAAAGTGAATTTCTATTCTCGGACACGTGACCCcaaaaatcgataatacttTATCTCTAAAAATTACTCGCGTCCACCTACCTACTCATTACTTTCCTCCATTACTcagcaaaagaaaatttctcattttcttcttcaatatcTTCATTAATAGGTAAAAAACCAGATAGCACGAGATATGCTACctacactttcttttttatttttttttcttttctatttcttttctctcctcttgtCTTCCGAGTTAGGTTTAAGTTGAGAAAGAACAATCGAGTGTGGCTGTCCATTAAATGGATATTTAAGGGACGTGTTAAAAGTGTATAAcaagatttatataataatgtgaaCGTGGGTGAAAGAAATgcgataattcttttttttttttattattattattttttttatttgttcattctttatattttttttcttttttttttagaaaatttagcGATCctattacttatttacttactatctatttacatacatactggtgtttaatttcattatcagTATTAAACACCAAGCCAAGaaaagatttcttcttttataaa of the Vespa crabro chromosome 4, iyVesCrab1.2, whole genome shotgun sequence genome contains:
- the LOC124423844 gene encoding disintegrin and metalloproteinase domain-containing protein 10-like isoform X1 → MPSRCSAALAQEEGEEEEEEEEEEEEEEEGEDEAHRPRRRRRRRRSYCYHLFFTVPLVFFLSSLSIADALPFHPVPTHKGITRRSYIRYYEPASYDTVALRRHRDRTRRDVSDSIENQPLLLHLKALDRSWTIRLIRDDTIFSKDVTFEGTHGSIPFDASHSYTGTVLEDENAVVQGVVTTDGLFDGTIATKFEEFYIEPTARYLDENEDTSPTYHSIAYRTSDVTVPPHPLPCASHQLHEGSLRDIFDRGKTYNDSSEGFYEPLLDNKIGLYSRENHGRILNLETKYEARYYDRSSGDRIARHLHKRATVDPRKTTCMLYLQADHQFFARYGTEEACIEVMTRHVQKVNSIYKHTDFNQDGRPDNISFMIKRVKVHSEDALRDLNYRFPGNYGVEKYLELFSEEDYDAFCLAYMFTYRDFEMGTLGLAWTGDLKNAGGVCEKNGHYRGSMKSLNTGIVTLLNYGKHVPPAVSHVTLAHEIGHNFGSPHDPEQCTPGGEDGNFIMFARATSGDKRNNNRFSPCSLNAINPVLNSKARSPKGCFTEPQVSLCGNGVVEDGEECDCGWEEDCRDTCCFPQRRYPPTEETPCTLTPRSVCSPSQGPCCTAECNLRFGDKCRDDNGCRDASFCDGRSPYCPPSINKPNKTICNRELVCFMGECTGSICLAYGLESCQCIPGPNDPPTKACELCCRLPGENQPCLSSFDWNSPPYDIPDMFSKPGTPCNDYNGYCDVFQKCREVDPSGPLATLRKLLLSDESLATVRRWVADHWYAAAFIILGAISLLVVSMRLLGKRPDQKLKSVTIIHSSTTETVRLPPEGAEGVTVHPAAVRAKLPLSRKVREKRRHRKHKDTHAASVDKSNKDILKKKKQISNRRSSTVPAEEVAQRKRPTETSNATTATVTTATATAAAAAAAATAVMQDNKRKKTSNSREKQNLCNNVLGNSELDKRKRKKQHRKEVIDYSAIQAEKEAEPNADPKNKVRSWLLASSQCRLESTRTSSGLPKSKSTPVGLTAGGGNVTGATRLAQSRQTGVPRRTLDSREVKSSPGTLARKERARLQVVYKPPFKFSVKLRKADKVAQVPPPAPTSAHNNLTRSTKLPRTGVLLKTKRRDRVRIGRARQIAPTGIGNDSGDLPEPANSDLHTVPSDLEVLLSESEFLFSDT